In one window of Microbacterium natoriense DNA:
- a CDS encoding multifunctional oxoglutarate decarboxylase/oxoglutarate dehydrogenase thiamine pyrophosphate-binding subunit/dihydrolipoyllysine-residue succinyltransferase subunit: MSNQVTGGGGDGGFGANSWLVEELYEQFKTNRDSVDKEWWPVLEKYEADTAGSSARQAAPTETAHPVTAPIPVIGAQPVARTTAKPAASAPIPAQAPKPAVKEASSVAAPVDEDKVTPLRGLPKTLAANMDESLTVPTATSVRTVPAKLMIDNRIVINNHMARTRGGKISFTHLIGWALIRTLDEFRSQNVFYAEVDGKPSVVAPAHVNLGIAIDLPKPDGTRALMVPSIKRADTMTFNEYLIAYEDLVTRARGNKLTAADFQGTTVSLTNPGGIGTVHSVPRLMKGQGCIIGAGALEYPAEFQGASEKTLNELAIGKTITLTSTYDHRVIQGAGSGEFLKKVHELLIGQRGFYEDIFAALRIPYAPIHWNPDIAVDLAERVDKQSRVQELINSFRVRGHLMADIDPLEYVQRSHPDLEIENHGLTFWDLDREFVTGGFGGKRIAKLRDILGVLRDSYCRTLGIEYMHIQDPEQRRWFQEKVEVKYQKPGHDEQLRVLRKLNEAEAFETFLQTKFVGQKRFSLEGGESLVPLLDEILQGAANAGLEGAAIGMAHRGRLNVLTNIAGKTYGQVFQEFEGHQTPGNQRGSGDVKYHLGTEGTFVAEDGAELPVYLAANPSHLETVDGVLEGIVRAKQDRKPIGTFTWLPILVHGDAAFAGQGVVVETLQMSQLRGYRTGGTIHVVVNNQVGFTTTPNDGRTSVYSTDVAKTIQAPVFHVNGDDPEAVIHVAQLAFEYRERFHRDVVIDLVCYRRRGHNEGDDPSMTQPLMTDLIQAKRSVRKLYTESLVGRGDITEEEYDQAKADFQNRLEIAFAETHAAETGATPIAPDLLPVDEQVGAPEITGVPNEVIQLIGDAFVNKPGGFTVHPKIQQLLDKRLDMSRNGGIDWGFGELLAFGSLLVEGTTVRLAGQDSRRGTFVQRHATLHDRANGQEWLPLSNLSDSQGRFFVYDSLLSEYAALGFEYGYSVEAPEALVLWEAQFGDFVNGAQSVIDEYISAAEQKWGQQSSVTLLLPHGYEGQGPDHSSARIERFLQLCAQENMIVARPSTPASHFHLLRRQAYARPRKPLIVFTPKAMLRLRGATSPVEAFTRGRFEPVLDDDRGLDRSAVKRVLVHSGKVHWDLRAELEKNPNPEIALVRLEQLYPTPIDELKAITDSYPNAELVWVQEEPENQGAWPFLALAFADVPGDRTFRPVSRPASASPATGSSKVHAAQQAALLREALTLG; the protein is encoded by the coding sequence GTGTCGAACCAGGTGACCGGCGGCGGGGGCGACGGGGGGTTCGGAGCCAATTCCTGGCTCGTGGAAGAGCTCTACGAGCAGTTCAAGACGAACCGCGACTCCGTCGACAAGGAGTGGTGGCCGGTTCTGGAGAAGTACGAGGCCGACACGGCCGGATCCTCCGCTCGTCAGGCCGCTCCCACCGAGACCGCTCACCCCGTGACCGCCCCGATCCCGGTCATCGGCGCCCAGCCCGTCGCCCGCACGACCGCCAAGCCGGCCGCATCCGCTCCGATCCCCGCCCAGGCTCCCAAGCCGGCGGTGAAGGAAGCCAGCTCCGTCGCCGCCCCCGTCGACGAGGACAAGGTCACCCCGCTGCGCGGCCTGCCCAAGACCCTCGCGGCGAACATGGACGAGTCGCTCACCGTTCCGACCGCGACCAGCGTTCGCACGGTGCCCGCGAAGCTGATGATCGACAACCGCATCGTCATCAACAACCACATGGCCCGGACCCGTGGCGGCAAGATCAGCTTCACGCACCTCATCGGCTGGGCGCTGATCCGCACTCTCGACGAGTTCCGCAGCCAGAATGTGTTCTACGCCGAAGTAGACGGCAAGCCGTCGGTCGTCGCCCCGGCGCACGTCAACCTCGGCATCGCGATCGATCTGCCGAAGCCCGACGGAACCCGCGCCCTCATGGTTCCCAGCATCAAGCGCGCCGACACCATGACGTTCAACGAGTACCTCATCGCCTACGAGGACCTCGTCACCCGTGCCCGCGGCAACAAGCTGACCGCGGCGGACTTCCAGGGCACGACGGTGTCGCTCACCAATCCAGGCGGCATCGGCACGGTGCACTCCGTTCCCCGTCTGATGAAGGGTCAGGGCTGCATCATCGGCGCCGGCGCGCTCGAGTACCCGGCCGAGTTCCAGGGCGCGAGCGAGAAGACGCTGAACGAGCTCGCGATCGGCAAGACGATCACGCTCACCAGCACCTACGACCACCGCGTGATCCAGGGTGCCGGATCGGGCGAGTTCCTGAAGAAGGTGCACGAGCTGCTCATCGGACAGCGCGGCTTCTACGAGGACATCTTCGCCGCTCTGCGCATCCCCTACGCTCCGATCCACTGGAACCCGGACATCGCGGTCGACCTCGCCGAGCGCGTCGACAAGCAGTCCCGGGTGCAGGAGCTCATCAACTCGTTCCGCGTGCGCGGGCACCTGATGGCCGACATCGACCCGCTCGAGTACGTGCAGCGCTCGCACCCCGACCTCGAGATCGAGAATCACGGCCTCACTTTCTGGGATCTCGATCGCGAGTTCGTCACCGGAGGCTTCGGCGGCAAGCGCATCGCGAAGCTCCGCGACATCCTCGGCGTGCTGCGCGACTCCTACTGCCGCACCCTCGGCATCGAGTACATGCACATCCAGGACCCCGAGCAGCGCCGGTGGTTCCAGGAGAAGGTCGAGGTCAAGTACCAGAAGCCCGGCCACGACGAGCAGCTGAGGGTCCTCCGCAAGCTCAACGAGGCCGAGGCGTTCGAGACCTTCCTGCAGACGAAGTTCGTCGGGCAGAAGCGCTTCTCGCTCGAGGGCGGAGAATCCCTCGTCCCGCTGCTCGACGAGATCCTCCAGGGCGCCGCGAACGCGGGCCTCGAGGGCGCCGCGATCGGCATGGCCCACCGCGGACGCCTGAACGTCCTCACCAACATCGCCGGCAAGACCTACGGCCAGGTGTTCCAGGAGTTCGAGGGTCACCAGACTCCGGGCAACCAGCGCGGTTCCGGTGACGTGAAGTACCACCTCGGCACCGAGGGCACCTTCGTCGCCGAGGACGGCGCCGAACTGCCCGTCTACCTCGCAGCGAACCCCTCGCACCTCGAGACCGTCGACGGCGTCCTCGAGGGCATCGTGCGTGCCAAGCAGGACCGCAAGCCGATCGGCACGTTCACCTGGTTGCCCATCCTCGTCCACGGCGATGCGGCCTTCGCGGGCCAAGGCGTCGTCGTCGAGACTCTGCAGATGTCGCAGTTGCGCGGCTACCGCACGGGCGGCACGATCCACGTGGTCGTGAACAACCAGGTCGGCTTCACCACCACGCCGAACGACGGTCGCACCTCGGTGTACTCCACCGACGTCGCCAAGACGATCCAGGCCCCCGTCTTCCACGTGAACGGCGACGACCCCGAAGCCGTCATCCATGTCGCTCAGCTGGCGTTCGAATACCGCGAGCGCTTCCATCGAGACGTCGTGATCGACCTGGTGTGCTATCGCCGCCGCGGTCACAACGAGGGCGACGACCCCTCGATGACCCAGCCGCTGATGACCGACCTGATCCAGGCGAAGCGCTCGGTGCGCAAGCTCTACACCGAGTCGCTCGTCGGCCGCGGCGACATCACCGAGGAGGAGTACGACCAGGCCAAGGCCGACTTCCAGAACCGCCTCGAGATCGCATTCGCCGAGACGCACGCGGCCGAGACGGGTGCGACTCCGATCGCTCCCGATCTGCTGCCGGTCGACGAGCAGGTGGGCGCCCCCGAGATCACCGGCGTTCCGAACGAGGTGATCCAGCTCATCGGCGACGCGTTCGTGAACAAGCCCGGGGGCTTCACTGTGCACCCGAAGATCCAGCAGCTGCTCGACAAGCGTCTCGACATGAGCCGCAACGGCGGGATCGACTGGGGTTTCGGCGAGCTCCTCGCCTTCGGCTCGCTGCTCGTCGAAGGCACCACCGTGCGTCTCGCCGGTCAGGACTCGCGCCGCGGCACCTTCGTGCAGCGCCACGCGACGCTGCACGACCGTGCGAACGGTCAGGAGTGGCTGCCGCTGTCGAACCTGTCGGATTCGCAGGGCCGCTTCTTCGTCTACGACTCGCTGCTCAGCGAGTACGCCGCGCTCGGCTTCGAGTACGGGTACTCGGTGGAGGCGCCTGAGGCGCTGGTGCTGTGGGAGGCGCAGTTCGGCGACTTCGTCAACGGCGCCCAGTCGGTCATCGACGAGTACATCTCGGCGGCCGAGCAGAAGTGGGGCCAGCAGTCCAGCGTGACGCTGCTGCTTCCCCACGGATACGAGGGCCAGGGACCCGACCACTCGTCGGCCCGCATCGAGCGCTTCCTGCAGCTGTGCGCGCAGGAGAACATGATCGTCGCACGTCCGTCCACTCCGGCATCGCACTTCCACCTGCTGCGTCGTCAGGCCTACGCCCGGCCCCGCAAGCCGCTGATCGTGTTCACGCCCAAGGCCATGCTGCGCCTGCGCGGTGCGACGAGCCCGGTGGAGGCGTTCACCCGCGGTCGATTCGAGCCGGTGCTCGACGACGACCGCGGTCTCGACCGCTCCGCCGTCAAGCGCGTGCTCGTGCACTCCGGCAAGGTGCACTGGGATCTGCGCGCGGAACTCGAGAAGAACCCGAACCCCGAGATCGCGCTGGTGCGCCTGGAGCAGCTGTATCCGACGCCGATCGACGAGCTGAAGGCCATCACCGACTCGTACCCGAACGCCGAGCTGGTGTGGGTTCAGGAGGAGCCCGAGAATCAGGGGGCCTGGCCGTTCCTCGCCCTCGCATTCGCCGATGTTCCCGGCGACCGCACCTTCCGCCCCGTCTCGCGGCCCGCGTCGGCCTCGCCCGCCACCGGCTCTTCGAAGGTGCACGCTGCACAGCAGGCGGCACTGCTGCGCGAAGCGCTCACCCTCGGCTGA
- a CDS encoding GuaB1 family IMP dehydrogenase-related protein, with translation MEFAGKQPTVDLTYSDVFLVPRRSGVTSRLQVDLTPHDGTPATLPLVASNMNSVTGPRIAAVLARRGGLGVLPQDMPLQDLDAAIRDVKSQPVLWDTPIVLPPSASVADALRLLPATAGHGIVVATGDAPYDVAAILGILPATRLATALLDAQLGDLVHAGTPALDADDIGSERHAFDVITEAGVEMVSVVHHGHLVGTLSARSALRSTLYGPALDADGRLAVAAAIGINGDVASKAKALAGAGVDVLVLDTAHGHQEGMLRALSEVSALGLGLPIVAGNIVTAEGVRDLVEAGASILKVGVGPGAMCTTRMMTAVGRPQFSAVLETAEAARELGAHVWADGGVRYPRDVALALAAGAASVMIGSWFAGTIEAPGELQRDTDGRLYKESWGMASTKAVQARFGRLDAYERARKELFAEGISSSKIYLDPLRPGVEDLLDMITSGVRSSFTYAGASSVPEFHERAHVGLQSAAGYEEGKALPVSW, from the coding sequence ATGGAGTTCGCAGGCAAGCAGCCCACCGTCGATCTGACCTATTCGGACGTCTTCCTGGTGCCACGCCGATCGGGTGTCACGAGCCGCCTGCAGGTCGATCTGACCCCGCACGACGGCACGCCGGCGACGCTGCCGCTGGTGGCCTCCAACATGAACTCCGTCACCGGTCCTCGGATCGCCGCCGTGCTGGCCCGTCGCGGTGGGCTCGGCGTGCTGCCTCAGGACATGCCTCTGCAGGATCTCGACGCGGCGATCCGTGACGTGAAGTCGCAACCCGTGCTGTGGGACACGCCCATCGTTCTGCCTCCTTCGGCGTCCGTGGCGGATGCTCTCCGGCTGCTTCCGGCGACGGCAGGGCACGGCATCGTGGTGGCGACGGGCGACGCCCCGTACGACGTCGCGGCGATCCTCGGCATCCTTCCGGCCACCAGGCTCGCCACTGCGCTGCTCGATGCGCAGCTCGGCGACCTCGTGCACGCGGGCACCCCGGCGCTGGACGCGGACGACATCGGTTCGGAGCGCCACGCCTTCGACGTGATCACCGAGGCGGGCGTCGAGATGGTCTCGGTCGTTCACCACGGCCATCTCGTCGGAACGCTCAGCGCACGCAGCGCCCTGCGCTCCACGCTGTACGGTCCGGCTCTCGACGCCGACGGCCGCCTCGCCGTCGCGGCGGCGATCGGCATCAACGGCGACGTCGCGTCGAAGGCTAAGGCCCTCGCAGGTGCCGGCGTCGACGTGCTCGTCCTCGACACGGCCCACGGCCATCAGGAAGGGATGCTGCGTGCGCTGTCCGAGGTGTCCGCTCTGGGCCTGGGGCTTCCGATCGTCGCCGGCAACATCGTCACGGCCGAGGGCGTGCGCGACCTGGTCGAGGCGGGGGCATCGATCCTGAAGGTCGGCGTGGGCCCGGGGGCCATGTGCACGACCCGCATGATGACGGCGGTCGGCCGCCCGCAGTTCTCGGCGGTCCTCGAGACCGCAGAGGCTGCTCGCGAACTCGGCGCCCACGTCTGGGCCGACGGAGGAGTGCGCTATCCGCGGGACGTGGCCCTGGCGCTCGCCGCGGGAGCGGCATCCGTCATGATCGGGTCGTGGTTCGCCGGCACCATCGAGGCCCCGGGCGAACTGCAGCGCGACACCGACGGCCGCCTCTACAAGGAATCGTGGGGGATGGCCTCGACGAAGGCGGTGCAGGCGCGCTTCGGCCGCCTCGACGCGTACGAGCGCGCCCGCAAGGAGCTGTTCGCCGAAGGCATCTCCTCGTCGAAGATCTACCTCGACCCGTTGCGCCCCGGGGTGGAGGACCTGCTCGACATGATCACCTCAGGCGTCCGCTCGTCCTTCACCTACGCCGGCGCCTCGTCGGTGCCCGAGTTCCATGAGCGCGCGCACGTGGGTCTCCAGTCCGCGGCCGGATACGAAGAGGGCAAGGCCCTGCCGGTGAGCTGGTAG
- a CDS encoding hemolysin family protein: MDYILLGVGLLLTIGTGLFVASEFALVNLDRADLEARRARGETRLSLTIGALRHTSTHLSAAQLGITLTTLLTGYTMEPALSNLLRPTLTAWNIPEAAIAPIATIVAMVVATALSMILGELVPKNFALALPLATAKLVIPFQVAFTTVFKPAVIVLNGSANGVLRGMGIEPKEELSGARTAEELSSLVRRSASAGVLEEDTATLLDRTLTFARLTAADVMTPRPSMHAIAAGDSADDVIQLARRTGHSRFPVYDDDLDDITGVVHLKAAISVPRDRRAEVPVGALATEPLRVPETVHVDGLISELRARGYQLAVVVDEYGGTAGLVTLEDLVEEIVGEVSDEHDRTRAGVIVGRDGVTFPGELRPDELRSRAGVDVPEGDVYDTVAGYVMSVLERVPVVGDEVPLDSGLLQVVRMDGRRIDRIRYVPSADTEGVER, from the coding sequence ATGGATTACATCCTTCTGGGCGTGGGGCTTCTGCTCACGATCGGGACCGGCCTGTTCGTCGCGAGCGAGTTCGCTCTGGTCAATCTCGATCGTGCCGATCTCGAAGCTCGCCGAGCACGCGGCGAAACGAGGCTGTCGCTCACGATCGGCGCACTCCGGCACACATCCACGCACCTCTCGGCTGCACAGCTCGGCATCACGCTGACGACTCTCCTCACCGGTTACACGATGGAGCCGGCACTGTCGAATCTCCTGCGGCCGACTCTCACGGCCTGGAACATCCCCGAAGCGGCCATCGCTCCCATAGCGACCATCGTCGCGATGGTCGTCGCGACAGCGCTGTCGATGATCCTGGGCGAACTCGTCCCGAAGAACTTTGCGCTGGCGCTGCCGCTCGCGACGGCGAAGCTCGTCATCCCGTTCCAGGTCGCGTTCACGACCGTGTTCAAGCCGGCTGTGATCGTGCTGAACGGCAGCGCCAACGGCGTCTTGCGCGGGATGGGCATCGAGCCCAAGGAAGAGCTCTCGGGTGCGCGCACCGCTGAGGAGCTCTCCTCTCTCGTGCGTCGTTCGGCGAGCGCCGGTGTGCTCGAGGAGGACACCGCCACCCTGCTCGATCGCACTCTGACCTTCGCCCGTCTCACAGCCGCCGACGTGATGACTCCTCGCCCGAGCATGCATGCGATCGCTGCGGGGGATTCCGCGGACGACGTCATCCAGCTCGCCCGCCGCACGGGGCACAGCCGCTTCCCGGTGTACGACGACGACCTCGACGACATCACCGGCGTCGTGCACCTGAAGGCGGCGATCTCCGTGCCGCGTGACCGCCGGGCCGAGGTGCCGGTCGGCGCCCTGGCCACCGAGCCGCTGCGCGTGCCCGAGACGGTGCACGTCGACGGACTCATCTCCGAACTGCGCGCCCGCGGCTATCAGCTCGCCGTGGTGGTCGACGAGTACGGCGGCACGGCGGGACTGGTCACACTCGAAGACCTCGTCGAAGAGATCGTCGGCGAGGTCTCGGACGAGCACGATCGCACCAGGGCCGGAGTGATCGTGGGCCGAGACGGCGTCACGTTCCCCGGCGAGCTGCGCCCGGACGAGCTGCGCAGCCGCGCCGGCGTCGACGTGCCCGAGGGCGACGTGTACGACACCGTCGCCGGCTACGTCATGAGCGTGCTCGAGCGCGTTCCTGTCGTGGGCGACGAGGTCCCCCTCGATTCCGGGCTCCTGCAGGTCGTGCGGATGGACGGCCGTCGTATCGACCGCATCCGCTACGTCCCGAGCGCGGACACCGAGGGGGTGGAGCGATGA
- a CDS encoding hemolysin family protein: MSDWAGIVWLVVLLLGNAFFVGAEFAVISARRSQIEPRAEMGSRPAKTALFAMEHATLMLATSQLGITICSLLILNVSEPAIHHLLAAPMHAFGWADAAVDAVSFAITLLIVSFLHVVFGEMVPKNLAFSVPDRAVLLLAPPLVWVSKVFMPVIWVLNASANGVLRLFRVEPKNEAASTFTLEEVATIVDQSRREGILADTAGAVAAAVEFTDKKARDIAVPLSQLVTLPPSTTPDDIEKAVARYGFSRYVIVDETSAPIGYVHLKDILRASDGPNAAAKLAEPVPAKRIHHMVPVQEDTDLEDALALMRRAGRHLAKVRDAHGETIAVLFLEDILEELVGEVRDATRRVRGH, from the coding sequence ATGAGCGACTGGGCAGGAATCGTCTGGCTCGTCGTGCTGCTGCTCGGCAACGCCTTCTTCGTCGGCGCAGAGTTCGCCGTCATCTCCGCGCGCCGCTCGCAGATCGAGCCCCGTGCCGAGATGGGCTCACGTCCGGCCAAGACCGCGCTCTTCGCGATGGAGCATGCGACGCTCATGCTCGCGACCTCGCAGCTGGGCATCACGATCTGCTCGCTGCTGATCCTGAATGTGTCGGAGCCTGCGATCCACCACCTGCTTGCGGCGCCCATGCACGCCTTCGGATGGGCGGATGCCGCGGTCGACGCGGTGTCCTTCGCGATCACGCTTCTCATCGTGTCGTTCCTGCACGTCGTGTTCGGCGAGATGGTGCCCAAGAACCTCGCCTTCTCGGTTCCCGATCGCGCCGTGCTGCTGCTCGCCCCGCCGCTGGTGTGGGTGTCGAAGGTCTTCATGCCCGTCATCTGGGTGCTGAACGCCTCGGCGAACGGCGTGCTGCGTCTCTTCCGCGTCGAACCGAAGAACGAGGCAGCGTCGACGTTCACGCTCGAGGAGGTGGCCACGATCGTCGATCAGTCCCGCCGCGAGGGCATTCTCGCCGACACGGCGGGTGCGGTGGCTGCGGCCGTGGAGTTCACGGACAAGAAGGCCCGCGACATCGCAGTGCCGCTGAGTCAGCTCGTGACGCTTCCGCCGTCGACGACGCCGGATGACATCGAGAAGGCCGTCGCGCGCTACGGGTTCTCGCGATACGTGATCGTCGACGAGACGAGCGCGCCGATCGGCTACGTGCACCTCAAGGACATCCTGCGCGCCTCGGACGGTCCGAACGCCGCCGCGAAGCTCGCCGAACCCGTGCCGGCCAAGCGCATCCACCACATGGTGCCGGTGCAGGAGGACACGGATCTCGAGGACGCGCTCGCCCTCATGCGCCGTGCAGGTCGCCACCTCGCGAAGGTGCGCGACGCTCACGGCGAGACCATCGCGGTGCTCTTCCTCGAGGACATCCTGGAAGAGCTGGTCGGCGAGGTCCGCGACGCGACCCGTCGGGTGCGCGGTCACTGA
- a CDS encoding NADH:flavin oxidoreductase/NADH oxidase, with the protein MSILFSPSTIRSVTFRNRLWVSPMCMYSAVDGVVQEWHHTHLAQFASGGAGLVVAEATAVVPEGRISPRDAGLWNDEQRDAWAPVVQAIHDRGAQAGIQLAHAGRKASTWWPWAADRGSVPASDGGWTTAAPSAVAFEGFAEPVALDAAGIEEIVAAFTASARRAVDAGFDVIEIHGAHGYLLHQFLSPLSNLRTDEYGGTLENRARLLLRVVDAVRGEVGADVPLFVRISATDHAPGGFDAQEATSVATWAEEHGADLIDVSSGGLVAHQQISVFPGYQVELSETVRQGGRIPTTAVGLITAAAQAEQVLVEGRADAIFAGREWLRDPHFALRAAHELDAEVAWPPQYERARWR; encoded by the coding sequence GTGAGCATCCTCTTCTCCCCCTCCACCATCAGATCCGTCACGTTCCGCAACCGCCTGTGGGTGTCGCCGATGTGCATGTACAGCGCCGTCGACGGCGTCGTGCAGGAGTGGCATCACACCCACCTCGCCCAGTTCGCCTCCGGAGGCGCGGGCCTCGTCGTCGCCGAGGCGACCGCCGTCGTCCCCGAGGGGCGCATCTCGCCGCGCGATGCGGGACTGTGGAACGACGAGCAGCGGGATGCCTGGGCTCCCGTGGTGCAGGCGATCCACGACCGCGGGGCGCAGGCCGGGATCCAGCTCGCCCACGCCGGTCGCAAGGCGTCGACCTGGTGGCCCTGGGCGGCCGACCGCGGCTCGGTCCCCGCCTCGGACGGCGGTTGGACGACCGCTGCGCCCTCGGCTGTGGCCTTCGAAGGATTCGCCGAGCCGGTCGCCCTCGACGCCGCCGGCATCGAAGAGATCGTGGCAGCCTTCACCGCGTCGGCCCGTCGCGCGGTGGATGCCGGGTTCGACGTCATCGAGATCCATGGCGCGCACGGCTATCTCCTGCACCAGTTCCTGTCTCCCCTGTCAAATCTCCGCACCGACGAGTACGGCGGAACGCTGGAGAACAGGGCGCGCCTGCTGCTGCGCGTCGTCGATGCCGTGCGCGGCGAGGTCGGCGCCGACGTGCCGCTGTTCGTGCGCATCTCGGCCACCGACCACGCCCCCGGCGGCTTCGACGCGCAGGAGGCGACGTCCGTCGCCACCTGGGCCGAGGAGCACGGCGCCGATCTCATCGACGTCTCCAGCGGCGGGCTCGTCGCCCACCAGCAGATCAGCGTGTTCCCCGGTTACCAGGTCGAGCTCTCCGAGACCGTCCGCCAGGGCGGCCGGATCCCGACCACGGCCGTGGGGCTGATCACGGCGGCGGCCCAGGCCGAGCAGGTGCTCGTCGAGGGCCGGGCCGATGCGATCTTCGCCGGTCGTGAATGGCTGCGTGATCCGCACTTCGCGCTCCGTGCCGCGCACGAGCTCGACGCCGAGGTGGCCTGGCCGCCCCAGTACGAGCGCGCACGCTGGCGCTGA
- a CDS encoding ADP-dependent NAD(P)H-hydrate dehydratase, whose product MVDVRTWSRSDTVQFVHVPTPSDDKYSRGVVALRTGSAAYPGAAVLGVEAAWRTGAGFVRYVGQERPADAVLARRPETVVGADAGRSRVGAWVIGSGTDPAERTDDESRALREILAGDVPVVIDAGALDLVTGAAAPFVITPHAGEFARLQETLRLPAATGESREDAVVRVARAVGGAVLLKGSRTLIADEAGVVLAVEETTSWLATAGTGDVLAGVIGAVLAANPARPIAEAAAAGAWLHGRAARIAAGVIGAGVVGRGHPVVALDVARALPRAVGDVLA is encoded by the coding sequence ATGGTCGATGTCCGCACCTGGTCGCGCAGCGACACCGTGCAGTTCGTGCATGTGCCGACGCCGAGTGACGACAAGTACTCGCGTGGAGTCGTGGCGCTGCGCACGGGGTCGGCCGCGTACCCCGGAGCTGCGGTGCTCGGGGTCGAGGCGGCATGGCGCACCGGCGCCGGATTCGTCCGGTACGTCGGCCAGGAACGGCCGGCGGATGCCGTGCTGGCCCGCCGTCCGGAAACCGTCGTCGGCGCTGACGCCGGACGTTCGCGCGTCGGCGCCTGGGTGATCGGGTCGGGCACCGACCCGGCGGAGCGCACCGACGACGAGAGCCGGGCCCTCCGCGAGATCCTCGCCGGCGACGTTCCGGTCGTGATCGACGCCGGTGCACTGGATCTGGTGACCGGCGCAGCCGCTCCTTTCGTGATCACCCCGCACGCGGGAGAGTTCGCGCGTCTGCAGGAGACCCTGCGTCTGCCGGCCGCGACGGGGGAGAGCCGCGAAGACGCCGTCGTGCGGGTCGCTCGAGCGGTCGGCGGCGCAGTTCTGCTCAAAGGCTCTCGCACGCTGATCGCCGATGAAGCCGGCGTCGTCCTCGCCGTCGAGGAGACCACCTCGTGGCTGGCGACGGCCGGCACCGGCGACGTGCTGGCCGGAGTGATCGGCGCCGTCCTGGCAGCGAACCCCGCTCGTCCCATCGCGGAGGCCGCTGCGGCAGGCGCCTGGCTGCACGGCCGGGCCGCGCGGATCGCCGCCGGAGTCATCGGAGCCGGCGTCGTGGGCCGCGGTCATCCCGTGGTCGCTCTCGACGTGGCGAGGGCTCTGCCCCGAGCCGTCGGGGACGTACTCGCGTGA
- a CDS encoding thiamine-binding protein produces MLIAFSVAPSGAPSDGSDRDDASVHDAVAAAVRVVRESGLPHRTTSMFTEVEGPDWDTVMDVVKRATEAVMPFGSRVSLVLKADIRPGYSGELDAKIERLEQAIDESPDR; encoded by the coding sequence ATGCTCATCGCCTTCTCCGTCGCACCCAGCGGCGCCCCGTCAGACGGCTCGGACCGCGACGACGCCTCCGTGCACGACGCGGTCGCCGCCGCGGTCAGAGTCGTCCGGGAATCCGGACTCCCGCACCGGACGACCAGCATGTTCACCGAGGTCGAAGGCCCCGATTGGGACACGGTGATGGATGTCGTCAAGCGGGCGACCGAAGCCGTCATGCCCTTCGGGTCACGCGTGTCGCTGGTGCTGAAGGCCGACATCCGTCCCGGATACTCGGGAGAGCTCGACGCGAAGATCGAACGCCTCGAGCAGGCGATCGACGAATCTCCCGACCGGTAG